One Telluria mixta DNA window includes the following coding sequences:
- a CDS encoding ATP-dependent Clp protease proteolytic subunit, with product MSEDQAKQKEGYFTLSGDVNSDMVHRVFEAVAGMNDDGVETAHMLLQSNGGYVSDGLCLYNFLANAPVNCIMYNGGAVASIAVILFLSGKQRYASETARFMIHKSHATASPGSRPDALNIIVEGLRADDARTESILRKHIELTPEQWGIHQYGDLHLNARDAKAAGMIDDVRDFAPPKGSYLRNI from the coding sequence ATGAGCGAAGATCAAGCAAAACAGAAGGAAGGGTACTTCACCCTGTCCGGCGACGTGAACAGCGACATGGTGCATCGCGTCTTCGAGGCGGTGGCCGGCATGAACGACGACGGCGTCGAGACCGCGCACATGCTCCTGCAATCGAACGGCGGGTATGTGAGCGACGGCCTGTGCCTGTACAACTTCCTGGCCAATGCCCCCGTCAACTGCATCATGTACAACGGCGGCGCCGTCGCGTCGATCGCGGTGATCCTGTTCCTGTCGGGTAAGCAGCGCTATGCGAGCGAGACGGCGCGCTTCATGATCCACAAGTCGCACGCGACGGCCTCGCCCGGCTCGCGTCCGGATGCGCTCAACATCATCGTCGAGGGCCTGCGCGCCGACGATGCGCGCACGGAATCCATCCTGCGCAAGCACATCGAGCTGACGCCCGAGCAGTGGGGCATCCACCAGTACGGCGACCTGCACCTGAACGCGCGCGATGCGAAGGCGGCGGGCATGATCGACGACGTGCGCGATTTCGCGCCGCCGAAGGGCTCGTACCTGCGCAACATCTGA
- the gcvH gene encoding glycine cleavage system protein GcvH, producing MNIPADLKYTESHEWVRQEADGTLTVGITEYAQDALGDIVFVELPQVGKAFTAGDDAAVVESVKAASDIYAPVSGTVTAVNQATADSPDSINANAYDAWLFKLQPSDPAAVNGLLDAAAYGKATEG from the coding sequence ATGAACATCCCAGCCGACCTGAAGTACACCGAGTCCCACGAGTGGGTCCGCCAGGAGGCCGACGGCACCCTGACCGTGGGCATCACCGAATATGCGCAGGACGCCCTGGGCGACATCGTGTTCGTCGAACTGCCGCAGGTCGGCAAGGCTTTCACGGCTGGCGATGACGCCGCCGTCGTGGAGTCCGTCAAGGCCGCCAGCGACATCTACGCCCCGGTCTCGGGCACCGTCACCGCGGTGAACCAGGCCACGGCCGACTCGCCGGACTCGATCAACGCGAACGCCTACGATGCGTGGCTGTTCAAGCTGCAGCCGTCGGATCCGGCCGCCGTCAACGGCCTGCTCGACGCGGCTGCATACGGCAAGGCCACCGAAGGTTAA
- a CDS encoding MCP four helix bundle domain-containing protein, translated as MLARLRIGPKLLLAPGVVLLLLVLLSCGSYYAMVRQNESLDSIVQRRAANLRAAAELSASARSAHAQAYQVLTWISGSFPRFRIDPLALDLQARHGAVERDLAQLARLTADSPEEQRYVEQARAAWAQYVPAVRDVIEIARIDQSISANAMVKAERAFAVVGQRLTELSRREQALSEQASRDAADDFRLIAVLMPVVIVLSIAASLAITMAVRRALLADIGAIGAAAHGLASGDLTIRARSYADDEIGQTARLLDAGIRGLNRQLRTVLESARAIGEASREITLGRAGMPPRAHVRDALDRTTASMQALATALDDSAAGAYAAGELAARAGTAAEEGGALAHRLVTTMEQVRRAAVRMDRIGAAIENTLARAGDADGGGREARALARRAQRAAREARTLARETVAALDDGGACAVEAGATMAGLAGAVEDMAGIVDTIGSTGTERARELAGASQAIVRMDELTQQGSRMVEEAALAARALQQQALGLARTVAVFRLDEAVHGSNETAPPGTHMLRPGRAGRPYLRLASSRGKNRS; from the coding sequence ATGCTGGCCCGTCTGCGCATCGGTCCCAAGCTGCTGCTGGCACCCGGCGTCGTGCTGCTGCTGCTCGTGCTGCTGTCCTGCGGCAGCTATTACGCGATGGTACGCCAGAACGAGTCGCTCGACAGCATCGTCCAGCGCCGCGCGGCGAACCTGCGCGCGGCGGCGGAGCTGTCCGCGTCGGCCCGTAGTGCGCATGCCCAGGCCTACCAGGTCCTGACCTGGATCAGCGGCAGCTTTCCCCGCTTCCGCATCGACCCGCTCGCGCTCGACCTGCAGGCCCGGCACGGTGCCGTCGAGCGCGACCTCGCCCAGCTGGCGCGCCTGACGGCCGACAGCCCGGAAGAACAGCGCTACGTCGAACAGGCCCGCGCCGCGTGGGCGCAATACGTGCCGGCCGTGCGCGACGTCATCGAGATCGCGCGCATCGACCAGTCGATCAGCGCCAACGCGATGGTCAAGGCGGAGCGCGCGTTCGCCGTCGTCGGCCAGCGCCTGACGGAGTTGTCGCGGCGCGAGCAGGCGCTGTCCGAGCAGGCGTCGCGCGACGCGGCCGACGATTTTCGCCTGATCGCCGTGCTGATGCCGGTGGTGATCGTCCTGTCGATCGCCGCCTCGCTCGCGATCACGATGGCGGTGCGGCGCGCGCTGCTGGCCGATATCGGCGCGATCGGCGCGGCCGCCCACGGCCTCGCCAGCGGCGACCTGACGATCCGTGCCCGCTCGTACGCCGACGACGAGATCGGCCAGACGGCGCGGCTGCTCGACGCCGGCATCCGCGGCCTGAACCGCCAGTTGCGCACCGTGCTGGAATCGGCCCGCGCGATCGGCGAGGCCTCGCGCGAGATCACGCTGGGCCGCGCCGGCATGCCGCCGCGCGCGCACGTGCGCGATGCGCTGGACCGCACGACGGCGTCGATGCAGGCGCTGGCAACGGCGCTCGACGACAGTGCCGCGGGCGCGTACGCCGCCGGGGAACTCGCCGCGCGCGCGGGCACGGCGGCGGAAGAGGGCGGTGCGCTGGCGCACCGGCTGGTGACGACGATGGAACAGGTGCGGCGCGCGGCCGTGCGCATGGACCGCATCGGCGCGGCCATCGAGAATACGCTGGCGCGCGCCGGCGACGCCGACGGCGGTGGCCGCGAAGCGCGTGCATTGGCCCGGCGTGCCCAGCGCGCGGCACGCGAGGCGCGCACGCTCGCGCGCGAGACCGTGGCCGCGCTCGACGACGGCGGCGCCTGCGCGGTCGAAGCAGGGGCGACAATGGCGGGCCTGGCGGGTGCCGTGGAAGACATGGCCGGGATCGTCGACACCATCGGCAGCACGGGCACGGAACGGGCGCGCGAGCTGGCCGGCGCCAGCCAGGCCATCGTGCGCATGGACGAGCTCACGCAGCAGGGTTCGCGCATGGTGGAGGAAGCGGCGCTGGCCGCACGCGCGCTGCAGCAGCAGGCCCTGGGCCTGGCGCGCACGGTGGCGGTGTTCCGGCTCGACGAAGCCGTGCACGGCTCCAATGAAACGGCCCCGCCGGGAACGCATATGCTGCGTCCGGGCAGGGCCGGCAGACCTTACCTCCGGCTGGCGAGCAGCCGGGGCAAGAATCGCTCGTAG
- the gcvP gene encoding aminomethyl-transferring glycine dehydrogenase, producing MTRTSLTQLEARDGFIPRHIGPSASEQAAMLSALGYASRAELIDAVVPANIRRKDKLDLGQFFEPLPEQAALAKLKGIAAQNKVMKSLIGQGYYGTHTPPVILRNIFENPAWYTAYTPYQPEISQGRLEAILNFQQVITDLTGMGIANASMLDEGTAAAEAMTLIQRVGKSQSKVFYVADDVLPQTLEVVQTRALPIGVEVRTVAAADIENLTESCFGVLLQYPGVNGDVRDYRAAVEKLHAAGAMVVVAADLLALTVLTPPGEWGADVVVGNSQRFGVPLGFGGPHAGYLATRDEYKRSMAGRLAGVTIDAQGNPAFRLALQTREQHIRREKATSNICTAQVLLAVMASMYAVYHGPKGLEQIARRVHRYTGILATALKGLGFQLANESYFDTLTVIADNADDIHRVANDNGVNLRRIDARHVGISLDETIGRDDIALLVKIFGGADVDFDTLDKDAADAYPAALARTSAYLTHPTFNRYHAEHEMLRYLRALADKDLALDRTMIPLGSCTMKLNATSEMIPVTWPEFSNIHPFAPEDQTVGYREMIGQLEAMLCAVTGYAGVSLQPNAGSQGEYAGLLIIQKYHQSRGEGHRNICLIPSSAHGTNPASANMVGMKVVVTACDANGNVDLADLKNKAEEHSANLACVMVTYPSTHGVFEEGIKELCEIVHAHGGQVYVDGANMNALVGVAGPGLFGGDVSHLNLHKTFCIPHGGGGPGVGPVAVAEHLVPFLPNQASTGYQRDEQGIGAVSSAAYGSASILPISWMYIAMMGAEGLTAATEMAILNANYIARRLAPHYPVLYTGHDGLVAHECIIDLRPLQDATGISNEDVAKRLMDFGFHAPTMSFPVPGTLMIEPTESEAKAELDRFIEAMICIHAEIVKVERGEYDRMDNPLKGAPHTAEVVTADDWQHTYSREVAAFPVPSLRKKKYWPPVGRADNAYGDRNLFCGCAPIEDYE from the coding sequence ATGACCCGCACCAGCCTGACCCAACTCGAAGCACGCGATGGCTTCATCCCGCGCCACATCGGCCCGTCCGCATCCGAACAGGCGGCCATGCTGTCCGCCCTCGGCTACGCCTCGCGCGCCGAGCTGATAGACGCCGTCGTTCCCGCCAACATCCGCCGCAAGGACAAGCTGGACCTGGGCCAGTTCTTCGAGCCGCTGCCCGAGCAGGCCGCACTCGCGAAGCTGAAAGGCATCGCGGCGCAGAACAAGGTCATGAAGTCGCTGATCGGCCAGGGCTACTACGGCACCCACACGCCGCCCGTCATCCTGCGCAACATCTTCGAAAACCCGGCCTGGTACACCGCGTACACGCCGTACCAGCCGGAGATCTCGCAGGGCCGCCTGGAAGCCATCCTGAACTTCCAGCAGGTCATCACCGACCTGACCGGCATGGGCATCGCCAACGCGTCGATGCTGGACGAAGGCACGGCCGCCGCCGAAGCGATGACGCTGATCCAGCGCGTCGGCAAGTCGCAATCGAAAGTGTTCTACGTCGCCGACGACGTGCTGCCGCAGACGCTGGAAGTCGTGCAGACCCGTGCGCTGCCGATCGGCGTCGAAGTGCGCACCGTCGCCGCCGCCGACATCGAGAACCTCACCGAATCCTGCTTCGGCGTCCTGCTGCAATACCCGGGCGTAAACGGCGACGTGCGCGACTACCGCGCGGCCGTCGAAAAGCTGCATGCCGCCGGCGCGATGGTCGTCGTCGCGGCCGACCTGCTGGCGCTGACCGTCCTCACGCCGCCGGGCGAATGGGGCGCCGACGTCGTCGTCGGCAACAGCCAGCGCTTCGGCGTGCCGCTCGGCTTCGGCGGCCCGCACGCGGGCTACCTGGCCACGCGCGACGAGTACAAGCGCAGCATGGCGGGCCGCCTGGCCGGCGTCACCATCGACGCCCAGGGCAACCCGGCCTTCCGCCTCGCGCTGCAGACGCGCGAACAGCACATCCGCCGCGAGAAAGCGACGTCGAACATCTGCACGGCACAGGTCCTGCTGGCCGTGATGGCGTCGATGTACGCCGTCTACCACGGCCCGAAGGGTCTGGAACAGATCGCGCGCCGCGTGCACCGCTACACGGGCATCCTCGCCACCGCGCTGAAGGGCCTCGGCTTCCAGCTGGCCAATGAATCGTATTTCGACACGCTGACGGTCATCGCCGACAACGCCGACGACATCCACCGCGTGGCGAATGACAACGGCGTCAACCTGCGCCGCATCGATGCGCGCCACGTCGGCATCTCGCTGGACGAGACGATCGGCCGCGACGACATCGCGCTGCTGGTGAAAATCTTCGGCGGCGCCGACGTCGACTTCGACACGCTGGACAAGGACGCAGCGGACGCGTACCCGGCCGCGCTGGCCCGCACGAGCGCGTACCTGACGCACCCGACGTTCAACCGTTACCATGCCGAGCACGAGATGCTGCGCTACCTGCGCGCACTGGCCGACAAGGACCTGGCCCTCGACCGCACGATGATCCCGCTGGGTTCGTGCACGATGAAGCTGAACGCGACGTCCGAGATGATCCCGGTGACGTGGCCGGAATTCTCGAACATCCACCCGTTCGCACCGGAAGACCAGACCGTCGGCTACCGCGAGATGATCGGCCAGCTGGAAGCGATGCTGTGCGCCGTGACGGGCTACGCCGGCGTGTCGCTGCAGCCGAACGCCGGTTCGCAGGGCGAGTACGCCGGCCTGCTGATCATCCAGAAGTACCACCAGTCGCGCGGCGAAGGCCACCGCAACATCTGCCTGATCCCGTCGTCGGCGCACGGCACCAACCCGGCGTCCGCCAACATGGTGGGCATGAAGGTGGTCGTGACCGCGTGCGACGCCAACGGCAACGTGGACCTCGCCGACCTGAAGAATAAGGCCGAGGAACACAGCGCCAACCTGGCGTGCGTGATGGTCACCTACCCGTCCACGCACGGCGTGTTCGAGGAAGGCATCAAGGAACTGTGCGAGATCGTGCACGCGCACGGCGGCCAGGTGTATGTCGACGGCGCCAACATGAACGCGCTGGTCGGCGTGGCCGGTCCGGGCCTGTTCGGCGGCGACGTGAGCCACCTGAACCTGCACAAGACCTTCTGCATTCCGCACGGCGGCGGCGGTCCTGGTGTCGGTCCGGTCGCGGTGGCCGAACACCTCGTGCCGTTCCTGCCGAACCAGGCATCGACGGGCTATCAACGTGACGAGCAGGGCATCGGTGCGGTCAGCTCGGCCGCGTACGGCTCCGCATCGATCCTGCCGATCTCGTGGATGTACATCGCGATGATGGGCGCGGAGGGTCTCACTGCCGCGACGGAAATGGCGATCCTGAACGCCAACTACATCGCGCGCCGCCTGGCCCCGCACTACCCGGTGCTGTACACGGGCCACGACGGCCTCGTCGCGCACGAGTGCATCATCGACCTGCGTCCGCTGCAGGATGCCACCGGCATCAGCAACGAAGACGTGGCCAAGCGCCTGATGGACTTCGGCTTCCACGCCCCGACCATGAGCTTCCCTGTGCCGGGTACGCTGATGATCGAGCCGACCGAGTCGGAAGCGAAGGCGGAACTGGACCGCTTCATCGAAGCGATGATCTGCATCCACGCGGAGATCGTGAAAGTGGAGCGCGGCGAGTACGACCGCATGGACAACCCGCTGAAGGGCGCGCCGCACACGGCGGAAGTCGTCACCGCGGACGACTGGCAGCACACCTATTCGCGCGAAGTGGCCGCCTTCCCGGTGCCGTCGCTGCGCAAGAAGAAGTACTGGCCGCCGGTCGGCCGCGCGGACAACGCGTATGGCGACCGTAACCTGTTCTGCGGTTGCGCGCCGATCGAAGACTACGAGTAA
- a CDS encoding DUF1631 domain-containing protein — protein sequence MSSSPVQTPAARKAASSQQATLDALAGIADTHVKEQLTAMTGRMAAALADLTRHAGDPQDVQRRVKAARLLKDNAYAFFHLASSAIGLAVRRELDRLAPQAAPARMAASLDLVPLEEIDTRLALGALARPFEIRYADQLATLAVRLGMLLGRGVLRADSNPFRPDVFLGAIDEAWREFEPETDAHGLIQPLLRPDIVFDFAPLFDALVAALRKEGQPGSVDAYRIQKTDDGAAAKAARAGQRAALAEQLRKLFGDDGGEDGVPLIPDLPTLPSSGGGWRPSGAGAFAATPVKEQAAQPAAAGFAAPSAAVAQSAAHPGWSAAVQGTLAQLGGTAPLLDLLARIEPALAEGPAAAAAPHNVFYLPRLKQSLPQGSLPRRDERTLDLLSRVFETVLLDDSIPPRTRELLQLLQVPVLKVALLDKNFFFEQDHPARRLVDLMSRVGWEQREDADDPLFQTMRRSVERVGAAQPEAFASAVAELEAGIAADETAQEAVLAAPVASALKREKHEVAARQARDAVALRVNAGDVGEVVGGFLEQRWTTVLTFAWTIEDARPGAVDNATRAMDDLIWSVKPKATPEQRKALIARLPRLLQTLNKWLDAIKWQDAERLQFFARLAEYHAAIVRAPIELSPERQLELAAQAAQQDALRKVEMENAAVEQAAARAAEVSAVDGLERGMWLEFRVVEGARKVKLAWVSPLRTLFIFSGAGRREAFSLPADKLAAALSDGSVRVLAIDGVVGQVLSDAMAQGAVNDASIAAPVRVGTHPAAGL from the coding sequence ATGTCTTCCAGTCCCGTCCAGACTCCGGCCGCACGCAAGGCCGCGTCGTCGCAGCAGGCGACGCTGGATGCGCTCGCCGGTATCGCGGACACCCATGTCAAGGAACAGCTGACCGCGATGACGGGACGCATGGCCGCCGCGCTGGCCGATCTGACCCGCCACGCCGGCGACCCGCAGGACGTCCAGCGGCGCGTGAAGGCGGCCCGCCTGCTGAAGGACAATGCGTATGCCTTCTTCCACCTGGCCTCCAGCGCGATCGGCCTGGCGGTCCGCCGCGAACTCGACCGCCTGGCGCCGCAGGCCGCGCCGGCCCGCATGGCGGCGTCCCTCGACCTCGTGCCGCTGGAAGAAATCGACACCCGCCTCGCACTGGGTGCCCTGGCCCGTCCCTTCGAGATCCGATACGCCGACCAGCTCGCCACGCTGGCCGTCCGCCTCGGCATGCTGCTTGGGCGCGGCGTGCTGCGTGCCGACAGCAATCCCTTTCGCCCCGACGTCTTCCTCGGGGCCATCGACGAGGCGTGGCGCGAGTTCGAGCCGGAAACGGATGCCCACGGCCTCATCCAGCCCCTGCTGCGGCCGGACATCGTGTTCGACTTCGCCCCGCTGTTCGACGCCCTCGTGGCCGCGTTGCGGAAGGAGGGGCAGCCGGGTTCCGTCGACGCTTACCGTATCCAGAAGACGGATGACGGCGCCGCCGCGAAGGCGGCCCGCGCCGGCCAGCGCGCTGCGCTTGCCGAACAACTGCGCAAGCTGTTCGGCGACGACGGCGGCGAGGATGGCGTCCCGCTGATTCCCGATCTGCCCACTTTGCCGTCCAGCGGCGGCGGCTGGCGGCCCAGCGGGGCGGGTGCGTTTGCGGCCACGCCGGTCAAGGAGCAGGCCGCGCAACCTGCTGCAGCGGGCTTCGCGGCCCCGTCCGCAGCAGTTGCTCAATCCGCTGCCCATCCCGGCTGGTCGGCCGCCGTGCAAGGCACGCTGGCCCAGCTCGGCGGCACGGCGCCGCTGCTGGACCTGCTGGCGCGCATCGAACCGGCGCTCGCGGAAGGGCCGGCGGCCGCCGCCGCGCCGCACAACGTGTTCTACCTGCCGCGCCTGAAGCAGAGCCTGCCCCAGGGCAGCCTGCCGCGCCGCGACGAACGTACGCTGGACCTGTTGTCGCGCGTGTTCGAGACCGTTTTGCTGGACGACAGTATCCCACCGCGCACGCGCGAACTGCTGCAACTGTTGCAGGTGCCTGTGCTGAAGGTGGCCCTGCTCGACAAGAATTTTTTCTTCGAGCAAGACCATCCGGCCCGCCGCCTCGTCGACCTGATGTCGCGCGTCGGCTGGGAGCAGAGAGAGGATGCCGACGACCCGCTGTTCCAGACGATGCGGCGCAGTGTCGAGCGCGTCGGCGCGGCGCAACCGGAGGCATTCGCCAGCGCCGTCGCGGAGCTGGAAGCGGGCATCGCGGCCGACGAGACGGCGCAGGAAGCCGTGCTCGCCGCGCCCGTCGCCAGCGCGCTGAAGCGGGAAAAGCACGAGGTCGCAGCGCGCCAGGCGCGTGACGCCGTCGCGCTGCGTGTGAACGCCGGCGACGTCGGCGAGGTCGTCGGCGGCTTTCTCGAACAGCGCTGGACGACCGTGCTGACCTTCGCCTGGACGATTGAGGATGCGCGCCCAGGCGCCGTCGACAACGCCACCCGCGCCATGGACGACCTGATCTGGAGCGTCAAGCCGAAGGCCACGCCGGAACAGCGCAAGGCCCTGATCGCCCGGCTGCCGCGTCTGCTCCAGACGCTGAACAAATGGCTGGATGCGATCAAATGGCAGGATGCCGAGCGCCTGCAATTCTTTGCCCGCCTGGCCGAATACCATGCCGCCATCGTGCGCGCGCCCATCGAGCTGTCGCCCGAACGCCAGCTGGAACTGGCTGCGCAGGCCGCCCAGCAAGACGCCTTGCGCAAGGTTGAGATGGAAAACGCGGCGGTGGAACAGGCGGCGGCGCGCGCGGCCGAGGTGTCCGCCGTCGACGGCCTGGAGCGCGGCATGTGGCTCGAATTCCGCGTGGTCGAAGGCGCGCGCAAGGTCAAGCTGGCGTGGGTCAGTCCGCTGCGCACGTTGTTCATCTTTTCCGGGGCGGGGCGGCGCGAAGCGTTCTCGCTGCCGGCCGACAAGCTGGCCGCGGCCCTGAGCGACGGCAGCGTGCGCGTGCTCGCCATCGACGGCGTCGTGGGGCAGGTGCTGTCCGACGCGATGGCGCAGGGCGCCGTCAACGACGCATCGATCGCGGCGCCCGTCCGTGTTGGTACGCATCCGGCTGCCGGGTTATAG
- the gcvT gene encoding glycine cleavage system aminomethyltransferase GcvT — MTLKATPLNSVHRAAGAKMVDFGGWDMPVNYGSQIEEHNAVRSDAGMFDVSHMCVVDLKGANVRAFLRGLLANNVDKLQAPGKALYSCMLNPQGGVIDDLIVYYFAEDWFRLVVNAGTAEKDIAWIRQQNDATASGLSITPRRADLSDDGIALVAVQGPNARAKVWQVVPQTQSASEGLKPFNAVIVHDTPFGELMVARTGYTGEDGFEIGVPASQVEALWNALAAAGVKPAGLGARDTLRLEAGMNLYGQDMDDNVSPLDAGLAWTVDLVAERDFIGKAALQQNGQKQNFVGLILREKGGILRAHQKVVAASGNAGEITSGTFSPSMQQAIALARVPVDVAIGDTVHVEIRDKKLAASVVKLPFVRNGKILAS; from the coding sequence ATGACGCTCAAAGCGACCCCGCTCAATTCCGTACACCGTGCCGCTGGCGCCAAGATGGTCGACTTCGGCGGCTGGGACATGCCCGTCAACTACGGCTCCCAGATCGAAGAACACAATGCGGTACGCAGCGATGCCGGCATGTTCGACGTGTCCCACATGTGCGTCGTGGACCTGAAAGGCGCGAACGTGCGCGCTTTCCTCCGCGGCCTGCTGGCCAATAACGTCGACAAGCTGCAGGCGCCGGGCAAGGCCCTGTACTCGTGCATGCTCAATCCGCAGGGCGGCGTCATCGACGACCTGATCGTCTACTACTTCGCCGAAGACTGGTTCCGCCTCGTCGTCAACGCCGGCACGGCCGAGAAGGACATCGCCTGGATCCGCCAGCAGAACGACGCCACCGCCAGCGGCCTGTCGATCACCCCACGCCGCGCCGACCTGAGCGATGACGGCATCGCCCTCGTCGCCGTGCAGGGCCCGAACGCCCGCGCGAAAGTGTGGCAGGTCGTGCCGCAGACGCAAAGCGCCTCGGAAGGCCTGAAGCCCTTCAACGCCGTGATCGTGCACGACACCCCGTTCGGCGAACTGATGGTCGCCCGCACCGGCTACACGGGCGAGGACGGCTTCGAGATCGGCGTGCCGGCCAGCCAGGTCGAGGCGCTGTGGAACGCCCTCGCCGCCGCGGGCGTCAAGCCGGCCGGCCTCGGTGCGCGCGACACTCTGCGCCTGGAAGCGGGCATGAACCTGTACGGCCAGGACATGGACGACAATGTCTCGCCGCTGGACGCCGGCCTCGCGTGGACCGTCGACCTCGTCGCGGAACGCGACTTCATCGGCAAAGCCGCCCTCCAACAGAACGGCCAGAAGCAGAACTTCGTCGGCCTGATCCTGCGCGAAAAAGGCGGCATCCTGCGCGCGCACCAGAAGGTCGTGGCCGCATCGGGCAATGCCGGCGAAATCACGAGCGGCACGTTCAGCCCGTCGATGCAGCAGGCGATCGCGCTGGCACGCGTGCCGGTCGACGTCGCGATCGGCGACACGGTCCACGTCGAAATCCGCGACAAGAAACTGGCGGCATCCGTCGTCAAACTGCCGTTCGTGCGTAACGGCAAGATCCTCGCTTCCTGA
- a CDS encoding phosphatase PAP2 family protein — MLWWSHLSALGGLNVTALLAVGVAAWLVGARCWRLALVWCGVFGGALLVAAASQVAFIGWGIGIRSLSFTGFSGHAARAAAVFPVALFLLVERGSPRLRRGSVAAGSLLAVAVALARVQVGAHSASEALSGCVLGLGAAALFLARARAAQDCSPQPLLLGLLAATILLPRADPAYSHQWLTAAALKLSGRDRVYLRNDWQPAQGPYVPPCAPARVRFSILCT; from the coding sequence ATGCTCTGGTGGTCCCATCTCTCGGCGCTGGGCGGCCTCAACGTCACGGCGCTGCTCGCCGTCGGCGTGGCGGCCTGGCTCGTCGGTGCGCGTTGCTGGCGCCTGGCGCTCGTCTGGTGCGGCGTGTTCGGCGGCGCGCTGCTCGTGGCGGCCGCGAGCCAGGTCGCATTCATCGGTTGGGGCATCGGCATCCGTTCGCTGTCGTTCACGGGCTTTTCCGGCCATGCGGCGCGGGCTGCGGCCGTGTTTCCCGTTGCCTTGTTCCTGCTGGTGGAGCGCGGTTCGCCGCGCCTGCGCCGGGGCTCGGTGGCGGCCGGCAGCCTGCTCGCGGTGGCGGTCGCGCTGGCGCGGGTGCAGGTCGGCGCCCATTCCGCCAGCGAAGCGCTGTCCGGCTGCGTACTCGGCCTGGGCGCGGCCGCGCTGTTCCTCGCGCGTGCCAGGGCCGCGCAGGACTGCTCGCCGCAGCCGCTGCTGCTGGGCCTGCTCGCGGCGACGATCCTGCTGCCGCGCGCCGATCCCGCATATTCCCACCAGTGGCTGACGGCCGCCGCGCTGAAACTGTCCGGGCGCGACCGGGTCTACCTGCGTAACGACTGGCAGCCGGCGCAGGGGCCGTACGTCCCGCCATGCGCGCCGGCCCGCGTACGATTCAGCATCCTCTGTACCTGA